In the Micromonospora narathiwatensis genome, one interval contains:
- the hisS gene encoding histidine--tRNA ligase, which translates to MSKPTPISGFPEWNPPQRMIEQFVLDRIRATFELYGFAPLETRSVEPLDQLLRKGDTAKEVYVLRRLQADPAGATGDDALGLHFDLTVPFARYVLENAGKLQFPFRRYQIQKVWRGERPQEGRYREFLQADIDIVDRDTLPAHYEAEMPLVIGDALRSLPIPPVRIQVNNRKICEGFYRGVGLTDPEAALRAVDKLDKIGPARVAELLAETAGASEAQAKACLALAEISAPDASFADAVRALGVTDPLLDEGIAELVTVVETAAAHSPGLCVADLRIARGLDYYTGTVYETQMIGYERFGSVCSGGRYDNLASSGNVRFPGVGISIGVTRLLGLLFGTEALSVSRSVPTCVLVAVNSEDERPASNRVAEALRSRGVPTEVSPSAAKFGKQIRYAERRGIPYVWFPGAEGDEVKDIRSGEQVAAVAGEWMPARADLTPLVGPAPTGA; encoded by the coding sequence ATGAGTAAGCCCACGCCCATTTCTGGATTTCCGGAGTGGAACCCGCCGCAGCGGATGATCGAGCAGTTTGTGCTCGATCGAATTCGCGCCACCTTCGAGCTGTACGGCTTCGCCCCCCTGGAGACCCGTTCGGTCGAGCCGCTGGACCAGCTGCTGCGGAAGGGGGATACCGCAAAGGAGGTCTACGTGCTGCGCCGGCTCCAGGCCGACCCGGCGGGCGCGACCGGCGACGACGCGCTCGGCCTGCACTTCGACCTGACCGTGCCGTTCGCCCGTTACGTGCTGGAGAACGCCGGCAAGCTGCAGTTCCCGTTCCGCCGCTACCAGATCCAGAAGGTGTGGCGGGGTGAGCGCCCGCAGGAGGGGCGCTACCGCGAGTTCCTCCAGGCCGACATCGACATCGTCGACCGGGACACCCTGCCGGCCCACTACGAGGCCGAGATGCCGCTGGTGATCGGGGACGCGCTGCGCTCGCTGCCGATCCCGCCGGTGCGGATCCAGGTCAACAACCGCAAGATCTGCGAGGGCTTCTACCGGGGGGTCGGGCTGACCGACCCGGAGGCGGCGCTGCGCGCGGTCGACAAGCTCGACAAGATCGGCCCGGCGAGGGTGGCCGAGCTGCTGGCGGAGACCGCCGGGGCGAGCGAGGCGCAGGCCAAGGCGTGCCTGGCGCTGGCCGAGATCTCCGCGCCGGACGCCTCCTTCGCCGACGCGGTGCGCGCCCTCGGGGTGACCGATCCGCTGCTCGACGAGGGCATCGCGGAGCTGGTCACGGTGGTGGAGACCGCCGCCGCGCACTCGCCCGGCCTCTGCGTCGCCGACCTGCGTATCGCCCGTGGCCTGGACTACTACACCGGCACGGTGTACGAGACGCAGATGATCGGGTACGAGCGGTTCGGCTCGGTCTGCTCCGGCGGCCGGTACGACAACCTGGCCAGTTCGGGCAACGTCCGGTTCCCCGGCGTGGGCATCTCGATCGGGGTGACCCGACTGCTCGGCCTGCTCTTCGGCACCGAGGCGCTGTCGGTGTCCCGTAGCGTGCCGACCTGTGTGCTGGTGGCCGTCAACAGCGAGGACGAGCGGCCGGCGAGCAACAGGGTCGCCGAGGCGCTGCGCTCCCGGGGCGTACCCACCGAGGTGTCGCCGAGCGCGGCCAAGTTCGGCAAGCAGATCCGGTACGCCGAGCGGCGCGGCATCCCGTACGTCTGGTTCCCGGGTGCCGAGGGCGACGAGGTGAAGGACATCCGCTCGGGCGAGCAGGTGGCCGCCGTGGCGGGCGAGTGGATGCCGGCCCGGGCCGACCTGACGCCGCTGGTGGGTCCCGCTCCGACTGGCGCTTGA
- a CDS encoding peptidylprolyl isomerase — translation MASSRDRQRKLARAKLDRQLARRAAAAKRRRQIQAGVGAAVVLALIVVGSAWALGAFDSKPEPKAAEDVCLWTPQDASANTNLKDVGTPPTTGLPTDGTRTMTVTTDQGGPITAELDVASAPCAAASISYLAGKSFYDNTKCHEITTEGALHCGDPSGTGLGGPTYSFYDENVPTAPEASPSASPAPEQPAAYPKGTVAMVANPPGSNGSQLLIFFKDFKTDTPKYPIIGKITGGLDVVEKIGALETVDNGNGAKVKPKTDVVIQSLTVGEPGAAPAASPSAG, via the coding sequence GTGGCTTCCAGCAGGGACCGGCAGCGCAAACTGGCGCGGGCCAAGCTCGACCGGCAACTCGCCCGGCGGGCCGCCGCCGCGAAGCGCCGCCGGCAGATCCAGGCCGGGGTCGGCGCCGCCGTGGTGCTCGCGCTGATCGTGGTCGGTTCGGCGTGGGCGCTCGGCGCGTTCGACTCGAAGCCCGAGCCGAAGGCCGCCGAGGACGTCTGCCTCTGGACCCCGCAGGACGCGAGCGCCAACACCAACCTCAAGGACGTCGGCACCCCGCCCACCACCGGCCTGCCCACCGACGGCACCCGGACGATGACGGTCACCACCGACCAGGGCGGCCCGATCACCGCCGAGTTGGACGTCGCCTCGGCGCCGTGCGCGGCGGCGAGCATCTCCTACCTGGCCGGCAAGTCGTTCTACGACAACACCAAGTGCCACGAGATCACCACCGAGGGCGCGCTGCACTGCGGCGACCCGAGCGGCACCGGCCTCGGCGGCCCGACCTACTCGTTCTACGACGAGAACGTGCCCACCGCGCCGGAGGCGAGCCCGTCCGCCTCGCCGGCGCCGGAGCAGCCCGCGGCGTACCCGAAGGGCACGGTCGCCATGGTCGCCAACCCGCCGGGGTCCAACGGCAGCCAGCTCCTGATCTTCTTCAAGGACTTCAAGACCGACACGCCGAAGTACCCGATCATCGGCAAGATCACCGGCGGGCTCGACGTGGTGGAGAAGATCGGCGCCCTGGAGACCGTGGACAATGGGAACGGGGCCAAGGTCAAGCCGAAGACGGACGTGGTGATCCAGAGCCTCACCGTCGGCGAGCCAGGCGCCGCGCCGGCGGCGAGCCCCAGCGCCGGCTGA
- a CDS encoding S1 family peptidase: protein MRPTRSSLRRAAVIAVAGALVTGSLLGVPAQAAPASPASPDAAADLATKLGDRAAGAYADSNGKMIVAVTDAAAARQVRAAGATPKLVTRGADKLKAATDELERSAKIPGTAWWVDATTNQVVVSVDSTITGAKLERVKAAAARTGGTVRIEAEAGVLSTRISGGNAIYAAGGGRCSLGFNVRSSSGVYYFLTAGHCTNIASNWYSNSSQTSLLGTRAGTYFPGRDYGIVKYSNQSTVQPGNVYLYNGSYQDITAAGNAYVGQTVYRSGSTTGLRSGSVTALNATVNYAEGSVSGLIRTTVCAEPGDSGGSLFAGTTALGLTSGGSGNCSSGGTTYFQPVTTALSAYGVSVY from the coding sequence ATGCGACCCACGAGGTCCTCGCTCCGCCGTGCCGCCGTCATCGCCGTGGCCGGCGCCCTGGTCACGGGCTCGCTCCTCGGCGTACCCGCCCAGGCGGCCCCTGCCTCGCCCGCCTCCCCCGACGCCGCGGCCGACCTGGCCACCAAGCTCGGCGACCGCGCCGCCGGCGCGTACGCCGACAGCAACGGCAAGATGATCGTCGCGGTGACCGACGCCGCGGCCGCGCGCCAGGTCCGCGCCGCCGGCGCCACCCCGAAGCTCGTCACCCGCGGCGCCGACAAGCTGAAGGCGGCCACCGACGAGCTGGAGCGGTCCGCCAAGATCCCGGGCACCGCCTGGTGGGTCGACGCGACCACCAACCAGGTCGTGGTCTCCGTCGACAGCACCATCACCGGCGCCAAGCTGGAGCGGGTCAAGGCCGCCGCCGCCCGTACCGGCGGCACGGTCCGGATCGAGGCCGAGGCCGGCGTGCTGAGCACCCGCATCTCCGGCGGCAACGCCATCTACGCCGCTGGTGGCGGTCGCTGCTCGCTCGGCTTCAACGTGCGCAGCAGCTCCGGCGTCTACTACTTCCTCACCGCCGGGCACTGCACCAACATCGCCTCCAACTGGTACAGCAACTCTTCGCAGACCTCGCTGCTCGGCACCCGTGCCGGCACCTACTTCCCGGGCCGGGACTACGGCATCGTGAAGTACAGCAACCAGAGCACCGTCCAGCCGGGCAACGTCTACCTGTACAACGGCAGCTACCAGGACATCACCGCCGCCGGCAACGCGTACGTCGGCCAGACCGTCTACCGCTCCGGCAGCACCACCGGCCTGCGCAGCGGCTCGGTCACCGCGCTCAATGCCACGGTCAACTACGCCGAGGGCAGCGTCTCCGGCCTGATCCGCACCACCGTCTGCGCCGAGCCGGGCGACAGCGGCGGCTCCCTCTTCGCCGGCACCACCGCGCTCGGCCTGACCTCGGGCGGCAGCGGCAACTGCTCCAGCGGTGGCACCACCTACTTCCAGCCGGTCACCACCGCGCTGAGCGCCTACGGCGTGAGCGTCTACTGA
- a CDS encoding acyl-ACP desaturase has product MTVLSQTALLLELEPVVEKNLDRHLSLAKEWFPHEYVPWSEGRTFDGPLGGEPWTEADTKLPEVARTALIVNLLTEDNLPSYHHEIATLFGRDGAWGTWVHRWTAEEGRHGTAIRDYLTVTRAVDPVALERARMVHMSAGYHNTHGDEVLHSLAYVSFQELATRISHRNTGRAAGDPICDALLARVAADENLHMVFYRNLLGAAFELAPSQAMRAVADVLADFQMPGVGIEGFARKSVAIALAGIYDLRLHRDEVVVPVLRQWNLFEATGLNADGERARDQIAAHLDTLETHATRFEEKRAARAARLTPTP; this is encoded by the coding sequence GTGACCGTGCTCAGCCAGACCGCCCTTCTCCTCGAACTCGAACCCGTGGTCGAGAAGAACCTCGACCGGCACCTTTCGCTGGCGAAGGAGTGGTTCCCGCACGAGTACGTGCCGTGGAGCGAGGGGCGTACCTTCGACGGCCCGCTCGGCGGGGAGCCGTGGACGGAGGCGGACACGAAGCTGCCCGAGGTGGCCCGCACCGCGCTGATCGTCAACCTGCTCACCGAGGACAACCTCCCCTCGTACCACCACGAGATCGCCACGCTCTTCGGCCGGGACGGCGCGTGGGGCACCTGGGTGCACCGGTGGACCGCCGAGGAGGGGCGGCACGGCACCGCGATCCGGGACTACCTGACCGTGACCCGGGCGGTCGACCCGGTGGCGCTGGAGCGGGCCCGGATGGTGCACATGTCGGCGGGTTACCACAACACCCACGGCGACGAGGTGCTGCACTCGCTGGCGTACGTCTCGTTCCAGGAACTGGCCACCCGGATCTCGCACCGCAACACCGGCCGGGCCGCCGGAGACCCGATCTGCGACGCGCTGCTGGCCCGGGTGGCGGCCGACGAGAACCTGCACATGGTCTTCTACCGCAACCTGCTCGGCGCGGCCTTCGAGCTGGCGCCGAGCCAGGCCATGCGCGCGGTCGCCGACGTGCTGGCCGACTTCCAGATGCCGGGCGTCGGCATCGAGGGCTTCGCCCGCAAGTCGGTGGCCATCGCCCTGGCCGGCATCTACGACCTGCGCCTCCACCGGGACGAGGTGGTCGTCCCGGTGCTGCGCCAGTGGAACCTCTTCGAGGCGACCGGCCTGAACGCCGACGGCGAACGCGCCCGCGACCAGATCGCCGCCCACCTGGACACCCTGGAGACGCACGCCACCCGCTTCGAAGAGAAGCGCGCCGCCCGAGCCGCCCGCCTCACCCCCACCCCCTAA
- a CDS encoding winged helix-turn-helix transcriptional regulator, whose protein sequence is MRPAALDWSVENCTIARAMAILGERWTLVVLREVFNGVRRFDDMRVRTGIPRQVLTGRLAMLVEQGVLRREPYREPGSRLRHEYRLTDKGLDLWPVLVAVLGWGDRYLADPDGSPLTVAHRDCGAEVRVALRCAEGHEVTEPRDLLPRPGPGARRRS, encoded by the coding sequence ATGAGACCCGCGGCACTGGACTGGTCGGTGGAGAACTGCACCATCGCCCGCGCAATGGCGATCCTCGGCGAGCGGTGGACCCTGGTCGTGCTCCGCGAGGTCTTCAACGGCGTACGCCGCTTCGACGACATGCGGGTGCGCACCGGAATCCCCCGGCAGGTGCTCACCGGCCGGCTCGCCATGCTGGTCGAGCAGGGCGTGCTGCGCCGGGAGCCGTACCGGGAGCCGGGCAGCCGGCTGCGGCACGAGTACCGGCTCACCGACAAGGGGCTCGATCTGTGGCCGGTGCTGGTGGCGGTGCTCGGCTGGGGCGACCGCTACCTGGCCGATCCGGACGGCTCGCCGCTGACGGTCGCCCACCGGGACTGCGGGGCCGAGGTCCGGGTCGCGCTGCGCTGCGCCGAGGGGCACGAGGTCACCGAACCGCGCGACCTGCTGCCCCGGCCGGGCCCGGGTGCGCGCCGCCGGAGCTGA
- a CDS encoding PaaI family thioesterase — protein sequence MTQTQDRSRTFSWSDPLAGAAHIGRRSGLELLRAMMAGELAAPPVMHLIDMARLEAEEGRVTVELVPQEFHYNPLGTVHGGIISTLLDTAAGCAVHSTLPAGVGYTSLDLNVKFLRPVTVESGRLRCEGTVLQRGRRTALAEARLTDAKNRLTAHATSSCLLLPLNPPT from the coding sequence ATGACACAGACGCAGGACCGTAGCCGCACCTTCTCCTGGTCCGACCCGCTGGCCGGGGCCGCGCACATCGGTCGGCGCAGCGGCCTGGAGCTGCTGCGCGCGATGATGGCCGGGGAGCTGGCCGCGCCGCCGGTCATGCACCTGATCGACATGGCCCGGCTGGAGGCCGAGGAGGGCCGCGTCACGGTCGAGCTGGTGCCGCAGGAGTTCCACTACAACCCGCTCGGCACGGTGCACGGCGGGATCATCTCCACGCTGCTCGACACCGCCGCCGGCTGCGCCGTCCACAGCACGCTGCCGGCCGGCGTCGGCTACACCTCGCTGGACCTGAACGTGAAGTTCCTCCGGCCGGTGACCGTCGAGAGCGGCCGACTGCGCTGCGAGGGCACGGTGCTCCAGCGCGGCCGCCGCACCGCCCTCGCCGAGGCCCGCCTGACCGACGCGAAGAACCGCCTAACCGCCCACGCCACCTCCTCCTGCCTCCTCCTCCCCCTCAACCCCCCGACCTAA
- a CDS encoding MBL fold metallo-hydrolase, which translates to MLVAGFPADAFGTNCYVVATAPGEQCVVVDPGIGVLDRLDAVLAEHRLHPAAVLLTHGHLDHTFSVAPVCGARGIPAYVHPDDRELLADPAKALSMDLTQLFGGRLPYTEPDDVAELTDGATLSLAGLEITVDHAPGHTGGSVLFRMPGAGSPWEAEQICLSGDVLFAGSIGRTDLPGGSMPRMLTSLREKVLPLADDTVVLPGHGPATTIGRERATNPYLVEVAGTGGARPAAPTRGL; encoded by the coding sequence GTGCTCGTGGCCGGCTTTCCCGCGGACGCCTTCGGCACCAACTGCTACGTGGTGGCGACCGCGCCGGGGGAGCAGTGCGTGGTGGTCGACCCCGGGATCGGGGTGCTGGACCGGCTCGACGCCGTGCTCGCCGAGCACCGCCTGCACCCGGCCGCCGTGCTGCTCACCCACGGCCACCTCGACCACACCTTCTCCGTGGCCCCGGTCTGCGGCGCGCGCGGCATCCCCGCGTACGTCCACCCGGACGACCGGGAGCTGCTCGCCGACCCGGCCAAGGCGCTCTCGATGGATCTCACCCAGCTCTTCGGCGGTCGCCTGCCGTACACCGAGCCGGACGACGTGGCCGAGCTGACCGACGGCGCGACGCTGTCCCTCGCCGGCCTGGAGATCACCGTCGACCACGCCCCCGGCCATACCGGCGGGTCGGTGCTGTTCCGGATGCCCGGCGCCGGCTCGCCCTGGGAGGCCGAGCAGATCTGCCTCTCCGGTGACGTGCTCTTCGCCGGCTCGATCGGCCGCACCGACCTGCCGGGCGGCAGCATGCCCCGCATGCTGACCAGCCTCCGGGAGAAGGTCCTCCCGCTGGCCGACGACACCGTCGTCCTGCCCGGCCACGGCCCCGCGACCACCATCGGCCGCGAGCGCGCGACCAACCCGTACCTCGTCGAGGTGGCGGGGACCGGCGGCGCGCGCCCGGCCGCGCCCACCCGCGGCCTGTAG
- a CDS encoding peptidylprolyl isomerase: MTSTRERQRAAARARLEREMTERAAKARKRRQTQAIVGAAAVLVLVVAGTVWLVTSLGGDDDKQNTAATEGYSQCVYTEVPKEGRPAQIKDVGLPPNQQDNKGSQTMTIDTNLGPITAKINRDQVPCTAGSFTHLASKGFFDNTKCHRLVTEGIKVLQCGDPSATGKGWRDTDGTGGPSYNLAEENLPTDKRPPYPEGVIAMANSGQPGSTGSQFFIVYGDSQLDPNYTVLGTIVGGMDVVKQIAAAGDDGAYAQQAGGGHPKKEVVINKLAMSDIQGG, encoded by the coding sequence GTGACGTCCACCAGGGAGCGGCAGCGCGCGGCGGCGCGGGCCCGACTCGAGCGGGAGATGACCGAGCGCGCCGCCAAGGCCCGCAAGCGCCGGCAGACGCAGGCCATCGTCGGTGCCGCGGCGGTGCTGGTGCTCGTGGTCGCCGGCACGGTGTGGCTGGTCACCTCGCTCGGTGGCGACGACGACAAGCAGAACACCGCTGCCACCGAGGGCTACTCGCAGTGCGTCTACACCGAGGTCCCCAAGGAGGGACGCCCCGCACAGATCAAGGACGTCGGGCTGCCGCCGAACCAGCAGGACAACAAGGGCAGCCAGACGATGACGATCGACACCAACCTCGGCCCGATCACCGCGAAGATCAACCGCGACCAGGTGCCCTGCACCGCCGGCAGCTTCACCCACCTGGCCAGCAAGGGCTTCTTCGACAACACCAAGTGCCACCGGCTGGTCACCGAGGGCATCAAGGTGCTCCAGTGCGGTGACCCGAGCGCGACGGGCAAGGGCTGGCGGGACACCGACGGCACCGGCGGCCCGAGCTACAACCTGGCCGAGGAGAACCTGCCCACCGACAAGCGCCCGCCGTACCCCGAGGGCGTCATCGCGATGGCCAACTCCGGCCAGCCCGGCAGCACCGGCAGCCAGTTCTTCATCGTGTACGGCGACTCCCAGCTCGACCCGAACTACACCGTGCTGGGCACCATCGTCGGCGGTATGGACGTGGTGAAGCAGATCGCGGCGGCCGGTGACGACGGCGCGTACGCCCAGCAGGCCGGGGGCGGGCACCCGAAGAAGGAGGTCGTCATCAACAAGCTGGCGATGAGCGACATCCAGGGCGGCTGA